A single window of Gimesia chilikensis DNA harbors:
- a CDS encoding thiamine pyrophosphate-dependent enzyme, with translation MSRNVSEQLLEILVEAGVTQVFGVIGDALNAFAQAIHKHDEVEWIGVRHEGNASYAAFAQAELSGNLAVCAGTVGPGALHLINGLYNAKRERSPVLAVTGQVPVGQIGTGFHQEVDLTKIYDDVCDFQAVIRSPEEAPRLIQRAIREALSNGSVSRIELPADIAEMACEGDDYLQPLFRSRAALVPDDAQVQQLAELIRTHQGKRISILAGAGCRLARDEVIALADKLQAPITHSLRACDIFDHDCPHVAGLTGLIGNPSGYHAVMNTDLLLMLGTDFPYTEYLPHDCTVVQIDSSLPRIGNRVGVDLGIHADVKAALQQLLPQVESQGASEFHDKITGSFEDWRREMRQAADPSRDHEPLHPQIFARFINEHASDDAIFVVDTGTITVWASRYISFHSDRRMIGSFNHGSMAVGLPAALGAQLLFPQREVWALVGDGAFTMAMQDWLTIANRGLPIKMLVLHNSSLDLVKLEMEVAGIVPEKDVLEIDVPDLADYSRWCGAEGVRVEHAGDIEAAIQRAKQSSGPFLIDAVVTNGELSMPPKIKMEQAVGMAESKAKQAWMALSGDQVQWNNIKEELAAYFDSSDD, from the coding sequence ATGTCTCGCAATGTTTCAGAACAGTTGCTGGAGATTCTCGTTGAAGCCGGTGTGACCCAGGTGTTTGGTGTGATCGGTGATGCCTTGAATGCGTTTGCCCAGGCGATTCACAAGCACGATGAAGTCGAATGGATCGGTGTCCGGCACGAGGGGAACGCGAGTTATGCCGCGTTTGCCCAGGCCGAGTTGAGTGGAAACCTGGCAGTCTGCGCGGGAACCGTGGGACCTGGTGCGCTGCATTTAATCAACGGCCTGTATAATGCAAAGCGGGAACGCAGTCCCGTGCTGGCGGTGACGGGGCAGGTGCCCGTTGGGCAGATCGGCACCGGATTTCACCAGGAAGTCGATCTGACGAAAATTTACGACGATGTCTGTGATTTTCAGGCCGTGATTCGTTCTCCCGAGGAAGCACCACGCTTGATTCAGCGGGCGATCCGGGAGGCGCTCAGTAACGGTTCGGTGAGCCGGATCGAGCTGCCGGCCGATATCGCAGAGATGGCATGCGAGGGGGATGACTATCTCCAGCCGCTGTTCCGTTCCCGGGCTGCGCTGGTTCCCGATGATGCGCAGGTGCAGCAACTGGCGGAACTGATTCGCACGCACCAGGGGAAGCGGATCTCCATTCTGGCGGGGGCAGGTTGTCGACTGGCGCGGGACGAAGTGATTGCACTGGCCGACAAGTTGCAGGCACCGATTACCCATTCGTTACGCGCCTGTGATATCTTCGACCATGACTGCCCGCATGTGGCGGGGCTGACGGGACTGATTGGAAATCCGTCGGGATATCATGCGGTGATGAATACGGACCTGCTGTTGATGCTGGGGACCGACTTCCCTTACACCGAGTATCTGCCGCACGACTGCACCGTGGTGCAGATCGACAGCAGCCTGCCTCGGATCGGCAATCGCGTCGGGGTGGACCTGGGGATTCATGCAGATGTCAAAGCGGCTTTGCAGCAACTTTTGCCCCAGGTCGAATCGCAGGGGGCTTCTGAATTTCATGATAAAATTACAGGCAGCTTCGAAGACTGGCGGCGGGAGATGCGACAGGCTGCGGATCCCTCTCGCGATCATGAACCGCTGCATCCGCAGATTTTTGCCCGCTTCATCAATGAACACGCGAGTGACGATGCGATCTTCGTGGTGGATACGGGAACGATTACCGTCTGGGCGTCGCGGTACATCTCGTTTCATTCAGATCGACGGATGATTGGTTCGTTCAACCATGGTTCAATGGCCGTCGGTCTACCCGCGGCACTGGGAGCCCAGTTGCTGTTTCCGCAGCGGGAAGTCTGGGCGCTGGTGGGGGACGGAGCATTCACGATGGCGATGCAGGACTGGCTGACGATTGCGAATCGCGGATTGCCGATCAAAATGCTGGTGCTGCACAATTCGAGCCTGGATCTGGTCAAGCTGGAGATGGAAGTGGCCGGCATCGTCCCCGAGAAAGATGTGCTCGAGATCGATGTGCCTGACCTGGCCGATTATTCCCGCTGGTGCGGGGCCGAGGGCGTGCGTGTCGAACACGCCGGGGATATTGAAGCGGCGATTCAGAGGGCGAAACAGTCGTCGGGCCCGTTCCTGATCGATGCCGTGGTCACCAATGGCGAACTGTCGATGCCGCCTAAGATTAAGATGGAGCAGGCGGTGGGTATGGCCGAGAGCAAAGCCAAACAGGCATGGATGGCGCTGAGTGGCGATCAGGTACAGTGGAATAACATTAAGGAAGAACTGGCGGCCTACTTTGACAGCAGCGACGATTAA
- a CDS encoding class II glutamine amidotransferase, whose product MCRWLAYTGSPLQLSALLTRPNHSLIDQSRHATQNVEALNGDGFGVGWYGDDPTPGLYRDTHPAWNDANFRHLADHIRSRLFLAHVRASTGTAVQNTNSHPFSFDNWLFQHNGSIPAFRSLKRQLLFDVDPELFPFIEGSTDSETLFFLALTFGLRDDPPAALARAIGHVERVRKAAGIEVPLFVSACATNGEQLWAIRYSSNHQSRTLYHSSHLHALHEIDGTYAPLPDDATIVVSEPLDELTSHWEEVPESALLTVSGGSATVSSFSPMLPN is encoded by the coding sequence ATGTGTCGCTGGCTGGCTTATACCGGATCGCCTCTGCAACTGAGTGCCCTGCTCACCCGTCCCAATCATTCACTCATCGACCAGAGTCGGCACGCGACGCAAAACGTCGAAGCCCTCAACGGCGACGGCTTCGGGGTCGGCTGGTATGGCGACGATCCCACACCGGGGCTCTACCGCGATACTCATCCCGCCTGGAACGATGCTAACTTCCGCCACCTGGCCGACCACATCCGCTCGCGGCTCTTCCTGGCACACGTCCGCGCTTCGACCGGCACCGCCGTCCAGAATACGAACTCGCATCCTTTCAGCTTCGATAACTGGCTCTTTCAGCACAACGGTTCAATCCCCGCGTTCCGCTCTCTCAAGCGACAACTCCTGTTCGACGTCGACCCTGAACTGTTCCCATTCATTGAAGGTTCCACCGATTCCGAAACGCTGTTCTTCCTCGCGCTGACGTTCGGCCTGCGTGACGATCCTCCCGCCGCCCTGGCTCGTGCGATCGGTCATGTAGAACGGGTCCGCAAAGCCGCGGGGATCGAAGTTCCACTCTTCGTCAGTGCCTGCGCGACCAATGGAGAACAGCTCTGGGCGATCCGCTATTCCAGCAATCATCAGTCGCGCACGCTCTATCACAGTTCGCACCTGCATGCCCTGCACGAAATCGACGGAACTTACGCACCCCTGCCCGACGACGCCACCATCGTTGTTTCCGAACCTTTAGACGAACTGACCAGCCACTGGGAAGAGGTCCCCGAGTCGGCGCTGCTCACTGTCTCTGGGGGCTCCGCCACGGTAAGTTCGTTCTCACCCATGCTGCCGAATTGA
- a CDS encoding PVC-type heme-binding CxxCH protein encodes MLQLLPERSRCVSRLCYHIFALLLASLSTTGLFAQGFAPSESVKQMTVASEFEVELVASEPLVRQPVSIDFDDRGRLWVIQYLQYPNPAGLKRVKVDQHTRSQYDRVPEPPPHGPRGADRLTILEDTDHDGRFDQAYDFVDGLNLASGFALGNGGVYVLQAPYLLFYPDRNRDDKPDGNPDVLLKGFGMDDASAVANSLTWGPDGWLYGCQGSTVTARIRGVKFVQAIWRYHPRTKEFELFAEGGGNMWGLDFDRQGNLLASTNLGGFVLLHIVQEGYYWKQFSKHGPLRNPYTFGYFDHAPHQNFKGGHVTVGGTIYQGLLFPEALRGKYISGNLLGHEIQYHNLIPGGTTFRTEHGGTLVQANDSWFAPTDLTVGPAGAVYFTDWHDKRTAHPNPDADWDRSNGRIYRLKPQGRKLEPTLQVHDLSSERLIELLQQPNEWYVRAARRELINRKDPQVPDTLKRLLTEKKSDHQTLQLLWTLASLDELDETTVVQMLQHANPSVRSWTIRLLGDRRTVSPDIAQRLIQLAQTDASPQVRSQLASTAARLPADPALAITAHILNRNLDQADPFIPLQLWWAIEKQALTAIDEIEQRFVTSAAWQQPFVSQVIQPRMMKRYAAAATPRTLQVCQRLLAAAPESQQAELLQDLDAGLALSGQRQLKPDQVPDELAEQLATQWQAHPEDLVLMQLNARLGNPAVLQQALEIVVNEDLPLAQRTTMLKFLQQFGNETVIAPLLPLLQPVQPATLRQQAMLVLSRYADDRISQALLKSYPDYDASSQTQARRVLFTRQPWALAFLRQVDEGKLPAGDLDLQELTTLNSLGNKTISELTAKHWGQINQSDSQHKITEIRRVRFLLKHPGNAQRGSQLFQKQCGTCHQLHGTGNKLGPDLTTANRSDLNYLLESIIDPNQFVRKEYVASIVITRDGRVVTGIIKSDEPEQIRIANNKNELTTIRRDDIEEIHDSPVSLMPEKILKQLSEQELQDLFAYLQGPPPKKL; translated from the coding sequence ATGCTTCAGCTGCTTCCAGAGAGATCCCGTTGCGTTTCCCGGCTTTGCTACCACATCTTCGCTCTATTACTGGCCAGTTTGAGCACCACCGGTCTCTTCGCCCAGGGCTTTGCGCCCTCAGAATCGGTGAAACAGATGACGGTCGCCTCAGAATTTGAAGTGGAACTGGTCGCCTCCGAACCACTAGTCAGACAGCCGGTCTCCATTGACTTCGACGACCGGGGCCGACTCTGGGTCATTCAGTATCTGCAGTACCCCAACCCCGCCGGTCTGAAGCGAGTCAAGGTCGATCAACACACCCGCTCTCAATACGACCGGGTTCCCGAGCCTCCGCCGCATGGTCCCCGGGGCGCCGACCGACTGACGATCCTGGAAGACACCGATCACGACGGACGCTTCGACCAGGCATACGACTTCGTGGACGGCTTGAATCTCGCCTCCGGTTTTGCTCTCGGGAATGGTGGCGTCTATGTTTTGCAGGCGCCCTACCTGCTCTTCTATCCGGACCGCAACCGGGATGACAAGCCTGATGGAAATCCCGATGTGCTGCTCAAAGGCTTCGGCATGGATGACGCGAGTGCCGTCGCGAATTCACTGACCTGGGGACCGGACGGCTGGCTCTACGGCTGCCAGGGGAGCACCGTCACCGCCCGGATTCGCGGCGTCAAATTCGTGCAGGCCATCTGGCGATATCACCCCCGCACGAAAGAATTTGAGCTCTTCGCCGAAGGGGGCGGCAACATGTGGGGGCTCGACTTCGACCGCCAGGGCAATCTACTGGCGAGTACCAATCTGGGCGGCTTCGTCCTGCTGCACATCGTCCAGGAAGGCTACTACTGGAAACAGTTCTCCAAGCACGGCCCGCTGCGGAATCCCTATACCTTCGGTTATTTCGATCATGCGCCCCACCAGAATTTCAAAGGGGGACACGTCACCGTGGGAGGCACCATCTACCAGGGGCTCCTGTTTCCCGAGGCACTGCGCGGCAAGTACATCAGCGGCAATCTGCTGGGCCATGAAATCCAGTATCACAACCTGATCCCCGGCGGCACCACATTTCGTACTGAGCACGGAGGCACGCTGGTCCAGGCCAACGACAGCTGGTTCGCCCCCACCGATCTGACCGTCGGCCCCGCGGGAGCGGTTTACTTCACGGACTGGCACGACAAACGCACTGCCCATCCCAATCCCGACGCTGACTGGGACCGCAGTAACGGACGCATCTACCGCCTTAAACCCCAAGGCAGAAAACTGGAACCGACACTCCAAGTCCATGATTTAAGCAGCGAGCGCCTGATCGAACTTTTACAACAGCCCAATGAATGGTACGTCCGCGCTGCCCGCCGTGAACTGATTAACCGCAAAGATCCCCAGGTTCCAGACACGCTCAAAAGACTTCTGACAGAAAAAAAGAGCGACCACCAGACACTGCAACTGCTCTGGACGCTCGCGTCACTCGACGAACTCGATGAAACAACCGTAGTGCAAATGCTTCAACATGCGAACCCCTCGGTCCGCAGTTGGACCATTCGGCTGCTGGGCGATCGACGCACCGTTTCTCCTGACATCGCCCAACGCTTAATTCAGCTCGCCCAAACCGACGCCAGTCCCCAGGTCCGTAGCCAGCTCGCTTCCACCGCCGCCCGGCTCCCCGCTGATCCTGCGCTGGCCATCACAGCGCACATTCTGAACCGGAACCTCGACCAGGCCGATCCCTTTATTCCGTTACAACTCTGGTGGGCCATTGAAAAACAGGCCCTCACCGCCATCGATGAAATCGAACAACGGTTCGTGACATCCGCAGCCTGGCAGCAGCCCTTTGTCAGTCAGGTCATTCAACCACGCATGATGAAACGCTACGCTGCCGCTGCCACACCGCGGACACTCCAGGTCTGTCAACGATTGCTGGCGGCCGCTCCAGAGTCACAACAGGCTGAACTGCTGCAGGACCTCGACGCCGGACTGGCACTCTCGGGACAGAGACAACTCAAACCAGACCAGGTGCCAGACGAACTCGCGGAGCAACTCGCCACGCAATGGCAGGCCCATCCCGAAGACCTCGTGCTCATGCAACTCAACGCCCGACTCGGCAATCCCGCCGTCCTGCAGCAGGCACTCGAAATTGTCGTCAATGAGGATCTGCCACTAGCCCAGCGCACCACAATGCTCAAGTTCCTGCAGCAGTTCGGCAACGAAACAGTCATCGCCCCCCTGCTACCACTGCTGCAGCCCGTTCAACCCGCAACACTCAGGCAGCAGGCCATGCTCGTTCTGTCCCGTTATGCCGATGACCGCATCAGCCAGGCGCTGCTCAAATCATATCCCGACTACGATGCTTCTTCACAAACCCAGGCCCGTCGCGTCCTCTTCACCCGCCAGCCCTGGGCACTTGCGTTTCTTAGACAGGTCGATGAGGGAAAGCTGCCGGCAGGCGATCTCGATCTGCAGGAACTGACAACACTCAACAGTCTGGGAAACAAAACCATCAGCGAACTGACCGCGAAGCACTGGGGCCAGATCAACCAGAGCGATTCACAGCACAAGATCACCGAGATCCGCCGCGTCCGTTTTCTGTTGAAACATCCGGGAAATGCCCAGCGCGGCAGCCAGCTGTTCCAGAAACAGTGCGGCACCTGTCATCAACTGCATGGCACTGGCAACAAGTTGGGCCCCGACCTCACCACCGCCAATCGGAGCGATTTAAATTACCTGCTGGAGAGCATCATTGATCCCAATCAATTCGTCCGCAAAGAGTATGTGGCCTCGATCGTCATTACCCGTGACGGACGTGTTGTCACCGGCATTATTAAATCGGACGAACCCGAGCAGATCCGCATCGCCAACAACAAAAACGAACTGACCACCATCCGACGGGACGACATCGAAGAGATCCACGATTCCCCCGTCTCACTGATGCCCGAAAAAATCCTCAAACAACTCAGCGAGCAGGAACTGCAGGATCTGTTCGCCTATCTGCAGGGACCGCCTCCGAAAAAACTCTGA
- a CDS encoding DUF1553 domain-containing protein has product MTANRLTDCIVLLALSLCGTAPLSAADSVDYLKQIKPLLRTKCQSCHGALKQNSSFRVDTVEFLRKGGDSGPGFEPGKADDSLLLGVLTGDAGFKMPPEGAGKPLTPDELALFRQWINAGAPAPDNEVPEQDPRQFWSYQTPVKPEVPKVKNKVWVRNEIDAFLAAEHEQHNLVPRPPAEPAVLIRRLYLDLTGLPPTTAELEAFLADPSEEAYVKTVDKLLASPRYGERWGRHWMDVWRYSDWYGSRGINEIRYSQRHIWRWRDWIVESVNADKPYDRMIVEMLAGDELEPDNPDVVRATGFLGRNWYKFDRNVWMFDTVEHTSVAFLGLTMKCARCHDHKYDPLDQVEYYRFRAFFEPHNVRTDTLSGTVDKEKDATLGMVLKDGLARVFDKELEQPTYLFQRGDDRQPDKEHPLTPAVPVNLTKEPVTIKPVDLPLASYYPALRPEILQEKVQQAEQEIKSAKAALHKSDTTIQQVEQQLADLQQGTATETDARPAIINERFQQPNPELWQIVSGKWEYIDGCLRQTNTGAFRTMVSQIDLPLNFQGRLRYKTLEPGQIHSVGLFFDAVDLRDAQAIYTAISNNKPTVQAFHRTAGRESYPRAGIFPCEIELNKEVVLDFVVEGQQLNVWLDGKLKLAYTMPVPRQAGKFALWNHSANSEFYELRIEPLAPGFQLAQSVKEDRRSPFAAPSKANLQQDLSLAQAAREIAELNVQLQQAELKSLQARIAAEQAKVKEATDYEPLAKTASRLEREAAAVQASLTVKQAQRDLATLPASTGDQPDKKRTTAEQKVAAAEKKLQAAQTAVKQEDTKYTPLGETFPRTSTGRRLALARWIADEQNPRTARVAVNHIWLRHFNQALVPTVANFGLNGRLPTHPELLDWLAVTFMEQGWQMKPLHRQIVLSSAYRMSSAPGESESNRATDPNNRYLWRMNSRRMEAEMVRDCLLATAGTLDETRGGPELDEKQGETIHRRSLYFRNTPNEKMEFLELFDLANPNACYERLVSVVPQQALALTNSSLSLDQARLLAEQLEKTTKTDAAFIQAAFKQILSRPATAAEITACTQFLERHTSLLQQQGQQQFPGGGTSKRPPAADARQRARENLVHVLYSHNDFVTVR; this is encoded by the coding sequence ATGACTGCCAACCGACTCACGGATTGCATTGTACTGCTGGCGCTGAGCCTCTGTGGAACCGCTCCCCTCTCTGCAGCAGATTCCGTTGATTATCTCAAGCAGATCAAACCACTGCTCCGCACGAAATGTCAGTCTTGCCACGGTGCCTTAAAACAGAATTCCAGCTTTCGCGTCGACACAGTTGAGTTCCTCCGTAAAGGGGGCGACTCTGGTCCCGGCTTCGAACCAGGCAAGGCGGATGACAGTCTGCTGCTGGGTGTACTGACCGGTGACGCCGGCTTCAAGATGCCACCGGAAGGAGCAGGCAAACCGCTCACCCCGGATGAACTGGCCCTGTTCCGCCAGTGGATCAACGCCGGTGCCCCCGCACCGGATAATGAAGTTCCCGAACAGGACCCGCGGCAGTTCTGGTCTTATCAGACGCCGGTCAAACCAGAGGTCCCCAAGGTCAAGAACAAAGTCTGGGTGCGTAACGAAATCGACGCCTTCCTCGCCGCGGAGCACGAACAACACAATCTGGTCCCCCGTCCTCCCGCGGAACCGGCGGTCCTGATCCGACGTCTGTACCTCGACCTCACTGGTCTCCCCCCTACCACGGCAGAACTGGAAGCTTTCCTCGCCGATCCTTCCGAAGAAGCTTATGTCAAGACGGTCGACAAACTGCTCGCCAGCCCCCGCTACGGGGAACGCTGGGGACGGCACTGGATGGACGTCTGGCGGTACAGCGACTGGTACGGCTCCCGCGGAATCAACGAGATCCGTTACAGCCAGCGGCACATCTGGCGCTGGCGGGACTGGATCGTCGAATCGGTCAATGCTGACAAGCCCTACGACCGGATGATCGTCGAGATGCTGGCAGGCGATGAACTCGAACCGGACAATCCCGATGTCGTCCGGGCCACCGGCTTCCTGGGTCGCAACTGGTACAAGTTCGACCGCAACGTCTGGATGTTTGATACCGTCGAGCACACGTCCGTCGCCTTCCTGGGACTGACAATGAAATGCGCCCGCTGCCACGATCACAAATACGATCCGCTGGATCAGGTCGAATACTATCGCTTCCGCGCGTTCTTCGAGCCGCACAATGTCCGCACCGATACCCTCTCAGGCACGGTCGACAAAGAAAAAGATGCCACGCTGGGCATGGTCCTCAAAGACGGCCTCGCACGCGTGTTCGACAAGGAACTGGAACAGCCCACCTATCTCTTCCAGCGCGGCGACGATCGCCAGCCCGACAAAGAACATCCCCTCACCCCCGCGGTCCCGGTCAACCTCACCAAAGAACCGGTAACCATCAAGCCGGTCGATCTCCCCCTGGCCAGCTATTACCCGGCACTGCGGCCCGAAATCCTGCAAGAAAAAGTGCAGCAGGCCGAACAGGAAATCAAATCCGCAAAAGCAGCGCTGCACAAGTCCGACACCACCATCCAGCAGGTCGAGCAACAACTGGCCGACCTGCAACAGGGAACTGCGACAGAGACCGACGCGCGTCCCGCGATCATCAATGAACGTTTCCAGCAGCCAAACCCCGAACTCTGGCAAATCGTCTCGGGCAAATGGGAGTACATCGACGGCTGTCTGCGGCAGACGAATACCGGTGCCTTTCGGACCATGGTTTCCCAGATCGATCTGCCACTGAATTTCCAAGGGCGACTGCGTTACAAAACCCTGGAGCCGGGCCAGATCCATTCGGTCGGTCTCTTCTTTGATGCCGTCGACCTCCGCGATGCCCAGGCCATCTACACCGCGATCAGCAACAACAAACCGACCGTGCAGGCCTTCCACCGCACAGCAGGCCGCGAGTCATATCCCCGGGCCGGCATCTTCCCCTGTGAGATTGAACTCAACAAAGAGGTCGTCCTCGATTTTGTCGTGGAAGGACAGCAGCTCAACGTCTGGCTCGACGGCAAACTGAAACTGGCTTACACCATGCCCGTCCCCCGTCAGGCTGGTAAGTTCGCCCTCTGGAATCACTCAGCCAACTCAGAATTTTACGAGCTGCGCATCGAGCCACTGGCCCCCGGTTTTCAACTTGCCCAGTCCGTGAAAGAAGACCGGCGTTCCCCCTTCGCAGCCCCTTCGAAAGCCAATCTGCAGCAGGATCTCTCCCTCGCCCAGGCGGCACGCGAGATCGCCGAACTGAACGTGCAACTGCAGCAGGCCGAGCTGAAATCGCTCCAGGCACGCATCGCCGCCGAACAGGCCAAGGTCAAAGAAGCCACTGATTATGAACCGCTCGCCAAAACGGCCAGCCGCCTTGAACGGGAAGCCGCAGCCGTTCAGGCCTCTCTCACTGTCAAACAGGCGCAGCGGGATCTGGCAACTCTGCCCGCATCCACAGGAGACCAGCCCGACAAAAAACGGACCACGGCCGAACAGAAAGTCGCGGCTGCTGAGAAGAAACTGCAGGCGGCCCAGACAGCCGTCAAACAGGAAGACACGAAATACACGCCCCTGGGAGAAACATTCCCCCGCACCAGTACCGGCCGCCGCCTGGCTCTGGCCCGCTGGATTGCCGATGAGCAGAACCCGCGCACCGCACGGGTCGCCGTGAATCACATCTGGCTGCGTCATTTCAACCAGGCCCTGGTTCCCACCGTTGCCAACTTCGGACTCAACGGACGTCTGCCCACGCATCCCGAGCTGCTCGACTGGCTGGCGGTCACCTTTATGGAACAGGGCTGGCAGATGAAACCCCTGCATCGCCAGATCGTACTCTCCAGTGCCTACCGTATGAGTTCGGCTCCCGGAGAATCTGAATCGAACCGGGCCACCGATCCCAACAATCGTTATCTCTGGCGGATGAACTCCCGCCGCATGGAAGCGGAAATGGTTCGTGATTGCCTGCTCGCCACTGCGGGGACACTCGACGAAACCCGGGGCGGACCGGAACTCGATGAAAAGCAGGGAGAGACCATTCACCGCCGCAGTCTCTACTTCCGCAACACTCCCAACGAAAAAATGGAATTCCTGGAACTGTTCGATCTGGCCAACCCGAATGCCTGCTACGAACGGCTCGTCAGCGTCGTGCCACAGCAGGCACTCGCCCTGACCAACAGCTCCCTGTCACTCGATCAGGCCCGCCTGCTGGCAGAACAACTCGAGAAAACAACGAAAACCGATGCCGCGTTTATCCAGGCGGCCTTCAAACAGATTCTCTCCCGTCCCGCGACGGCCGCGGAGATCACTGCCTGCACGCAGTTTTTAGAACGACATACCAGCCTGCTCCAGCAACAGGGGCAGCAGCAGTTTCCCGGCGGAGGGACTTCAAAACGTCCACCCGCCGCCGATGCCCGACAACGGGCCCGTGAAAACCTGGTGCATGTCCTCTATAGCCATAACGATTTTGTCACCGTCCGTTAA
- a CDS encoding DUF1501 domain-containing protein has translation MSDQTPSNWFNSCGRVSRRSFLNNASLGLTGIALADMLQRESSSGNALQAAESAIINGQPHFAPKAKSVIWYFMLGGTSHMESFDPKPALNKHAGKTIGDTEYNDLVTNSPYYRKNVRDFGGKPRKLMAQLYPLQVGYRKRGESGIEISDWWEHVGSCADDLAVVRSMWTTDNDHAAQLQFHTGRHIFDGFYPSIGSWVHYGLGSLNDNLPQFVVMGTPPGDCCGGTGAHDGSYLGPEHSGVKMSVNPSNPLPFGTPGSRVSREERRGQLELLSELNTLAGAAYPDDAEMRARIKSYELAFRMQMAVPEVVNISEETPATQNLYGLDNKETQRVGQQSLIARRLVERGVRFVQIYDGGWDAHSKLKQNHSQRIGQVDKPIAGLLKDLKQRGLLDETLVVWATEFGRTPGSERSDGRDHHPYGFSIWMAGGGIKKGVTHGATDEIGFHAVEHRHYVTDLHATILHQLGLNHHSLEVPGHKRLEIDFGEPIKEIIA, from the coding sequence ATGTCTGACCAAACACCATCCAACTGGTTCAACTCCTGCGGCCGCGTCTCGCGCCGTTCGTTTCTGAACAACGCCAGCCTGGGGCTGACGGGCATTGCCCTGGCGGACATGCTGCAACGTGAAAGTTCGTCTGGTAACGCACTGCAGGCAGCGGAATCGGCGATCATCAACGGACAGCCGCACTTCGCCCCCAAAGCCAAATCGGTGATCTGGTATTTCATGCTGGGCGGCACGAGCCACATGGAGAGTTTTGATCCCAAGCCCGCCCTCAACAAGCATGCGGGCAAGACAATCGGCGATACCGAATATAACGACCTGGTCACCAACTCCCCCTACTATCGCAAAAACGTGCGCGACTTCGGCGGCAAGCCCCGCAAGCTGATGGCCCAGCTCTATCCACTGCAGGTCGGCTATCGCAAACGGGGCGAGAGCGGCATTGAAATCAGCGACTGGTGGGAGCATGTCGGAAGCTGTGCGGACGACCTGGCCGTCGTCCGCTCGATGTGGACCACCGACAACGACCACGCGGCTCAGCTCCAGTTTCACACGGGCCGCCACATCTTTGACGGCTTCTACCCTTCCATCGGCTCGTGGGTGCACTACGGCCTGGGATCGCTGAATGACAACCTGCCCCAGTTCGTGGTCATGGGCACGCCTCCCGGCGACTGTTGCGGCGGCACCGGCGCCCATGATGGCAGCTACCTGGGACCGGAACATTCCGGTGTGAAAATGTCCGTCAACCCGAGCAATCCGCTCCCCTTCGGCACCCCGGGCAGCAGAGTCTCCCGCGAAGAACGCCGCGGTCAGCTGGAACTCTTAAGCGAACTGAACACGCTCGCCGGCGCCGCTTATCCCGACGATGCCGAAATGCGAGCCCGCATCAAATCCTACGAACTCGCATTCCGCATGCAGATGGCCGTCCCCGAAGTCGTCAACATCAGCGAGGAAACCCCCGCCACACAGAATCTTTACGGTCTGGATAATAAAGAAACCCAACGCGTCGGCCAGCAGTCCCTGATTGCCCGCCGACTGGTGGAACGGGGCGTTCGCTTTGTGCAGATCTACGACGGCGGCTGGGACGCACATTCCAAACTGAAGCAGAACCACAGCCAGCGAATCGGCCAGGTCGACAAACCGATCGCCGGCCTGCTCAAAGACCTCAAACAGCGGGGTCTGCTCGATGAAACCCTGGTCGTCTGGGCCACCGAGTTCGGTCGCACCCCCGGCTCCGAACGCTCGGACGGACGCGACCATCATCCCTACGGCTTCTCCATCTGGATGGCCGGCGGCGGCATTAAGAAAGGTGTCACACACGGCGCCACCGACGAAATCGGCTTCCACGCGGTCGAACACCGACACTACGTCACCGACCTGCACGCCACCATCCTGCATCAGCTGGGACTCAATCACCACAGCCTCGAAGTCCCCGGCCACAAACGCCTCGAAATCGACTTCGGCGAGCCGATCAAAGAGATCATCGCTTAA